A window of the Pyrodictium abyssi genome harbors these coding sequences:
- a CDS encoding ABC transporter permease, whose amino-acid sequence MPRILRMAVLFFVTSTLLVTAVTYTIARLGLGDPFAGLGAEAALDPVAKEKLESLYGLGKGLVTGYFAFLCFLLCGNAPPSIKYGIPATDLAVKALPYTLVPVLLGVAGAVLLAIAWSLIYGFHVPGYIRFLAFVPSFVYAVVFGLTSWYFGWPPPRVCTCLDKMTVYTLLVLVVSWPRILHMLEGVVETILYEHQGYVEVLRAMGFREAQIRLHIMKIAAAPMAAYTAVHLAMVFERSAIIEPLLGYPGLGLMLYRAVLHADLPLATVAFAVIGFVGVVSNVLGRLFEGLLDPRVMERQPLGSLT is encoded by the coding sequence TTGCCTAGAATACTGAGAATGGCCGTATTGTTTTTCGTGACTAGCACCTTGCTGGTAACTGCCGTCACGTATACTATTGCCCGGCTTGGCCTTGGCGATCCATTTGCTGGACTTGGTGCCGAAGCTGCTCTAGATCCTGTAGCAAAGGAGAAGCTGGAGAGCCTCTATGGGCTCGGCAAGGGGCTTGTTACTGGGTACTTTGCTTTTCTCTGCTTCCTGCTATGCGGCAACGCTCCGCCTAGTATAAAGTATGGTATACCAGCTACAGACTTAGCTGTAAAGGCGTTACCATATACGCTTGTTCCTGTGCTCCTTGGCGTGGCTGGCGCCGTTCTGCTGGCTATCGCGTGGAGTCTTATCTATGGGTTCCACGTGCCTGGATATATCCGGTTCCTCGCCTTCGTGCCCAGCTTCGTGTATGCCGTGGTCTTTGGCCTCACCTCCTGGTACTTTGGCTGGCCTCCACCCCGGGTGTGCACCTGCCTTGACAAGATGACAGTCTATACGCTGTTGGTGCTGGTTGTATCGTGGCCCAGGATACTCCACATGCTTGAAGGAGTTGTCGAGACTATTCTCTACGAGCACCAAGGCTACGTCGAGGTGCTCCGAGCTATGGGTTTCAGAGAGGCACAAATACGACTACACATCATGAAGATAGCTGCTGCTCCCATGGCCGCATATACCGCAGTACACCTGGCCATGGTCTTTGAGCGCTCCGCCATTATTGAGCCTCTCCTCGGGTACCCTGGGCTAGGGTTAATGCTGTATAGAGCTGTGCTTCATGCAGACTTACCCTTAGCCACCGTTGCCTTTGCGGTCATAGGGTTTGTAGGAGTGGTCTCTAATGTGCTTGGAAGGCTCTTTGAGGGGCTCCTAGACCCCCGTGTCATGGAACGACAGCCTCTGGGGAGCCTAACATGA
- a CDS encoding ABC transporter substrate-binding protein codes for MRRSLALMSMGAILIITIITAITIFYTQNSSYGKAPDAGLHDTIPPTVQTTDKTLQSSSVPVLSAGKERRRLVIALGDWGQPSPYSFYPRGPGYVITSFLFDTLVWKNENATIPWLAEGWEAKENGTTWIFHLRRGTYWHDGAELTADDVVFTIKYMLKHGWHWKNINPDLIEDVEAPDNYTVIIRLKKPYIFFLEDYASTIFILPRHVWSRVADPYSYKGADALIGSGPYKLKSYQPEKAYVLDAFQDYWAGRPAYDEIVILASGLFSPQRAAEALLSGEADTAVFVGKAWRLVKQLQGRVKGLKVEKGPMYWVLYLDFNHKRWPTNSTVFRRAVAYALNLTELVMKAVGSLDAALPGSPGYIPPYSWFYNPNVPRYPYDPAMAKELLDRLGIIDSNGDGYREAPDGKPLRLRIVTLRSYVQEATIVKEQLARVGLCVDVKAVASYSELDAIVSREMYDLQINGHGAVGNTPTAFAWYFTGRFGTPWVNETYKRLVDQLLSAQSVEEARRAANELQRVIAEQLPRIALYYPYIYVVSRPGSPDWFFTAGGIDGGIPLPYNKLALLERRD; via the coding sequence GTGAGGCGTAGCCTCGCCCTCATGAGCATGGGTGCTATATTAATAATCACAATCATCACCGCCATCACTATATTCTATACACAAAATAGTAGCTATGGCAAGGCCCCGGACGCTGGGCTGCACGATACTATCCCTCCTACTGTACAGACCACGGACAAGACTCTTCAGTCTAGTAGCGTTCCGGTCCTCAGTGCAGGCAAGGAGAGGAGAAGGCTTGTGATAGCACTCGGTGACTGGGGGCAACCATCGCCTTACAGCTTTTATCCACGAGGCCCTGGCTACGTGATAACGAGTTTTCTCTTTGACACACTGGTCTGGAAGAATGAAAACGCTACAATTCCATGGCTCGCCGAGGGCTGGGAGGCGAAGGAGAACGGCACGACATGGATATTCCATCTACGCCGAGGCACTTACTGGCATGACGGTGCAGAGTTAACAGCAGATGATGTAGTGTTCACTATAAAGTATATGCTCAAGCATGGCTGGCACTGGAAGAACATAAACCCAGACCTTATAGAAGACGTTGAAGCGCCAGACAATTACACTGTTATAATAAGGCTTAAGAAGCCCTATATATTCTTCTTAGAAGACTACGCATCAACAATATTCATACTGCCTAGACACGTGTGGTCAAGGGTAGCAGACCCCTACAGCTACAAGGGAGCCGACGCTCTCATAGGCTCTGGACCCTATAAGCTCAAGAGCTACCAGCCCGAAAAGGCCTACGTGTTAGACGCATTCCAAGACTATTGGGCTGGTAGGCCGGCCTACGATGAGATAGTCATCCTGGCTTCGGGGCTTTTCAGCCCCCAAAGAGCAGCTGAGGCACTGTTAAGCGGTGAAGCCGATACAGCAGTATTCGTGGGTAAGGCGTGGCGACTGGTAAAGCAGTTACAAGGTAGGGTAAAGGGGCTAAAGGTTGAGAAGGGGCCCATGTACTGGGTTCTCTACCTCGACTTCAACCACAAACGCTGGCCCACAAACTCCACAGTCTTCCGCCGCGCTGTGGCCTACGCGCTTAACCTAACAGAGCTCGTTATGAAGGCCGTGGGGAGCCTTGATGCAGCCCTGCCCGGGAGCCCCGGCTATATACCTCCATACAGTTGGTTCTACAACCCTAACGTACCCCGCTACCCGTATGACCCTGCCATGGCCAAGGAGTTGTTGGATAGACTAGGCATAATAGATAGCAACGGTGACGGCTACCGTGAGGCCCCGGACGGTAAACCGTTGAGGCTTAGGATTGTGACACTCCGCAGCTACGTGCAAGAGGCCACTATTGTTAAGGAGCAGCTTGCACGCGTAGGCCTCTGTGTAGACGTAAAAGCTGTCGCCTCATATAGCGAGCTTGACGCTATAGTGTCTAGAGAGATGTACGATCTACAGATTAATGGCCACGGTGCTGTAGGTAATACACCCACGGCGTTCGCATGGTACTTTACTGGAAGGTTTGGTACACCCTGGGTGAACGAGACATACAAGAGGCTTGTAGACCAGCTGCTATCGGCTCAGAGCGTTGAGGAGGCCCGCAGAGCGGCTAACGAGCTACAAAGGGTTATAGCTGAACAGTTGCCGCGCATAGCGCTCTACTACCCGTACATATACGTAGTGAGTAGGCCTGGCTCACCCGACTGGTTCTTCACCGCCGGCGGCATAGATGGAGGCATACCTTTGCCATACAATAAGCTAGCATTGCTGGAGAGACGGGACTAG
- a CDS encoding PUA domain-containing protein: MEPLRWYDRGLLEELERVYGPRGLPALLESLMMPPARYYFRVNRLRVDPGELLDEMREEGLRVYMDELLEEALWLPVEGPRRLRDPGCRVVVDKRTAESVMMGAHVYAPGVVRVEDCVAPGREVLVVSENGVPVAVGVAAPLFRDALRARRGLVVEVVEPLYRVPSLRETRWSRQGMIYEQGLSSMHVAHVLAPEPGSVVVDMCAAPGGKTSHVYELVGGRARVIAVDHSRRKTERLRAELERLGHRGVEVLQADSRYLDRRLGEGVVDYVVLDPPCSSLGVIPKIRDRKTLRDVEINARYQRQFLRAAYRLLRPGGVLAYSTCTMTLRENEENIRYAVEKLGFRLEEAWPRRFSRGLGDYGAPAIRVHPSVHRATGYFIARLRKPP, from the coding sequence ATGGAGCCTCTGAGATGGTACGATAGGGGCCTGCTAGAGGAGCTAGAACGCGTCTACGGCCCCCGGGGGCTGCCCGCCCTCCTAGAGTCGCTCATGATGCCCCCGGCTCGCTACTACTTCCGCGTCAACAGGCTCCGTGTCGACCCGGGCGAGCTCCTGGACGAGATGCGGGAGGAGGGCCTAAGGGTCTACATGGACGAGCTGCTCGAGGAGGCCCTCTGGCTCCCCGTGGAGGGGCCCCGGAGGCTCCGCGACCCCGGCTGCCGGGTCGTGGTGGACAAGCGGACGGCCGAGAGCGTCATGATGGGGGCCCACGTCTACGCGCCTGGCGTGGTCCGGGTCGAGGACTGCGTGGCCCCGGGCAGGGAGGTGCTAGTAGTCTCGGAGAACGGCGTCCCTGTAGCGGTCGGCGTGGCTGCGCCGTTGTTCCGGGATGCGCTGCGCGCCCGCCGGGGCCTCGTGGTGGAGGTCGTGGAGCCCCTCTACCGGGTGCCGAGCCTACGCGAGACCAGGTGGAGCCGCCAGGGGATGATCTACGAGCAGGGCCTATCCTCTATGCACGTGGCCCACGTGCTGGCCCCGGAGCCCGGCTCCGTGGTAGTAGACATGTGCGCGGCGCCGGGCGGGAAGACCAGCCACGTCTACGAGCTCGTCGGGGGCCGGGCCCGCGTGATAGCGGTAGACCACTCAAGGAGGAAGACGGAGCGGCTCCGCGCGGAGCTGGAGAGGCTCGGCCACCGCGGCGTAGAGGTGCTGCAGGCCGACTCTAGGTACCTCGACCGGAGGCTCGGCGAGGGCGTAGTAGACTACGTGGTCCTCGACCCGCCGTGCAGCAGCCTCGGAGTCATACCGAAGATACGGGACCGCAAGACGCTGAGAGACGTGGAGATAAACGCCAGGTACCAGCGCCAGTTCCTCCGCGCAGCCTACCGGCTCCTCCGCCCGGGCGGAGTCCTAGCCTACTCCACCTGCACCATGACCCTGAGGGAGAACGAGGAGAACATACGCTACGCGGTAGAGAAGCTAGGCTTCCGCCTAGAAGAGGCATGGCCCCGCCGCTTCAGCCGCGGCCTAGGAGACTACGGCGCCCCGGCCATCAGGGTACACCCCAGCGTACACCGCGCCACAGGCTACTTCATAGCAAGGCTCCGCAAGCCGCCATAG
- a CDS encoding MFS transporter has protein sequence MLLRRGGPLTVFLLGAALARLSMHLAGPYFAVYLVENGLSVALVALCFSVNNVSTFAAEYPSGILADRAGRLRAAAMGMLLYGAGILLLLEPSAPTALASAALTGLGTTFTSGSLEAWLADTYSGAPLRRALSLERSLGSATGAVAGLLASALTAAGTRAPFAASAAAAMLSAALLLVPPDNRGSSGSGQILRQSISVLKDPRFLLLAVHYSLVWSAILAFFIAWPLTLVDRGLDKGLLGVVYTALLAAMAAGSAVAQRLLRRLDALGYLAVFSAAALLVYTCVGLTHGLAVTLALFLLLELMLGAYTVSLAYARNLVVPSAVRASAVSLMNLVGSLVAAIAAPLIVRPDAMRTYLTAAVLLAAALVPALMARRLAES, from the coding sequence ATGCTCCTGCGCCGTGGCGGTCCTCTCACGGTGTTCCTCCTAGGCGCTGCCCTGGCTAGGCTGTCCATGCACCTAGCGGGCCCCTACTTCGCCGTCTACCTTGTGGAGAACGGCCTCAGCGTAGCTCTCGTCGCCCTCTGCTTCAGCGTGAACAACGTCTCCACGTTTGCCGCGGAGTACCCGAGCGGCATCCTAGCCGACCGGGCTGGCAGGCTCCGGGCAGCAGCGATGGGCATGCTTCTCTACGGAGCCGGTATCCTGCTGCTACTAGAGCCCAGCGCCCCCACGGCCCTCGCTTCCGCGGCTCTAACGGGCCTAGGCACGACGTTCACGTCGGGCTCGCTAGAAGCGTGGCTCGCTGACACGTACAGCGGTGCTCCCCTGAGGAGAGCCCTATCCCTGGAGAGGAGCCTAGGCTCAGCCACGGGCGCCGTGGCCGGGCTCCTAGCCTCAGCCCTAACGGCGGCAGGCACCCGGGCGCCCTTCGCAGCCTCCGCAGCCGCGGCCATGCTATCCGCGGCGCTACTGCTCGTGCCCCCGGACAACCGGGGCAGCAGCGGCAGCGGGCAGATACTCCGCCAGTCCATCAGCGTGCTGAAGGACCCCAGGTTCCTGCTACTAGCAGTCCACTACTCGCTAGTGTGGAGCGCGATACTCGCATTCTTCATCGCGTGGCCGCTGACACTAGTGGACCGAGGCCTCGACAAGGGCCTCCTCGGAGTGGTCTACACAGCCCTACTCGCGGCGATGGCTGCTGGCTCGGCGGTAGCCCAGAGGCTCCTACGCCGCCTCGACGCCCTAGGCTACCTGGCGGTGTTCAGTGCAGCAGCACTTCTCGTGTACACGTGCGTCGGGCTCACCCACGGCCTGGCGGTCACCCTCGCGCTCTTCCTCCTACTAGAGCTCATGCTAGGGGCCTACACGGTCTCGCTAGCCTACGCAAGGAACCTGGTAGTCCCCTCGGCCGTGAGAGCGTCAGCGGTATCGCTGATGAACCTTGTCGGCTCTCTGGTAGCCGCTATAGCGGCCCCGCTGATAGTTCGGCCGGACGCGATGCGAACTTACTTGACGGCGGCTGTCCTACTAGCAGCAGCCCTAGTACCAGCCCTCATGGCACGGCGGCTAGCGGAGTCGTAG
- a CDS encoding AbrB/MazE/SpoVT family DNA-binding domain-containing protein, whose protein sequence is MAVEVKLDEKGRITLPKELRDRLGLKPGDMLVARLHGDRIVLEKSTDPFKVIGDILGSLSFSRTVREEAERAGAREAAERLHA, encoded by the coding sequence GTGGCTGTTGAGGTTAAGCTGGACGAGAAGGGGAGGATAACCCTCCCAAAGGAGCTGAGAGACCGGCTAGGCCTAAAGCCCGGCGATATGCTCGTCGCTAGGCTCCATGGAGACAGGATAGTGCTGGAGAAGTCTACAGACCCGTTCAAGGTGATAGGCGATATCCTGGGCTCTCTAAGCTTCAGCAGAACCGTCCGAGAAGAAGCCGAGCGGGCTGGAGCCCGCGAGGCCGCAGAGAGGCTCCACGCGTAA
- a CDS encoding methyltransferase domain-containing protein has protein sequence MGWPCCSWEGFFEDAERVQEEIWSLVDPGGVVVVDVGVGDSTRRLLEQGATVVGVDRDAARLRQLLHQPGAMVVEADFAYAPLRRRSAGLVVFYFSLHEADPALHQRMLLAARETAPRVMVVEPSPSGCPLYEEYAGLWRRAMHSIGGFEDYMPVEYWRRLLEETGFTVIQAKRVEWRACIPYEVFRGIVEDTAEAWARLGVPGEYIRGLWSLLDRAKKEGFRWSDIYVILAEGRGSHGG, from the coding sequence TTGGGCTGGCCGTGCTGCAGCTGGGAGGGCTTCTTCGAGGACGCGGAGAGGGTCCAGGAGGAGATATGGTCCCTCGTAGACCCGGGCGGCGTGGTCGTCGTGGACGTGGGTGTCGGCGACTCGACCCGGAGGCTCCTCGAGCAGGGCGCCACAGTGGTGGGCGTTGACCGGGATGCTGCCAGGCTCCGCCAATTGCTACACCAGCCCGGGGCCATGGTTGTCGAGGCCGACTTCGCGTACGCGCCGCTGCGTAGGCGGTCTGCGGGCCTCGTGGTCTTCTACTTTAGCCTCCACGAAGCCGACCCGGCTCTCCACCAGCGTATGCTGCTAGCAGCCCGGGAGACTGCTCCCAGAGTCATGGTGGTCGAGCCTTCTCCCAGCGGCTGCCCACTGTACGAGGAGTACGCGGGGCTCTGGAGGAGGGCTATGCACAGCATCGGGGGCTTCGAGGACTATATGCCTGTGGAGTACTGGAGGAGGCTCCTCGAGGAGACGGGCTTCACCGTGATCCAGGCGAAGAGGGTGGAGTGGAGGGCATGCATACCCTACGAGGTGTTCAGAGGCATAGTCGAGGACACGGCCGAGGCGTGGGCCCGGCTCGGCGTCCCAGGGGAGTACATACGCGGGCTCTGGAGCCTACTAGACCGGGCTAAGAAAGAGGGCTTCAGATGGTCAGACATCTACGTCATCCTCGCAGAGGGCAGGGGCAGCCACGGTGGGTAG
- a CDS encoding 2TM domain-containing protein, with amino-acid sequence MAQDTMLEEFKKAYMELMKEDARKSFIVHLAVYILVNIMLAIVNLVYTPETIWFHYPLIGWGIGVTMHYLFGVRWIEKEIIKDFARAEYMMRKARIEKKEATEGTGS; translated from the coding sequence GTGGCACAAGACACCATGCTTGAAGAGTTTAAGAAAGCGTACATGGAGCTGATGAAGGAAGACGCGAGGAAGAGCTTCATAGTCCACCTAGCAGTATACATCCTGGTCAACATCATGCTGGCAATAGTCAACCTCGTCTACACGCCCGAGACGATCTGGTTCCATTACCCGCTCATAGGCTGGGGAATAGGAGTCACGATGCACTACCTCTTCGGGGTCCGCTGGATAGAGAAGGAGATCATAAAGGACTTTGCACGGGCAGAGTACATGATGAGAAAAGCAAGGATAGAGAAGAAGGAGGCGACAGAGGGCACAGGCAGCTAG
- a CDS encoding AAA family ATPase: MNNDTNLLDKLYDALNPLKDIVLDFVSAGLEAIVANVLKLERILLSAYPAGLLNKLWHCLLESMYRAAKSARETAYKAFSEQGSHQLMEAWKAKLVQDLRARALDLDKPLFETVLLIRRGRLNPSELSKTIRLMFKSGVLDVFRNYAKGVGVEDVMPTERDVLVRTPQGVFPASRLGDGTLELLQLYAGPTLARGAGRYLLLVEKPESGLHPGYMADIAAAMARAVKEGGGRVYVIVTTHSVEMIEFILRAASALSVLGETKLVLMQSGRVAFESSGGEALDALDAVGAELRGF, encoded by the coding sequence ATGAACAACGATACCAACCTGCTAGATAAGCTATATGATGCCCTTAACCCGCTCAAAGACATTGTCCTGGATTTCGTCTCAGCAGGGCTCGAAGCCATAGTAGCGAATGTGCTGAAGCTGGAGAGAATCCTGTTGAGCGCCTACCCAGCTGGGCTTCTCAACAAGCTCTGGCACTGCCTGCTAGAATCCATGTATAGGGCGGCAAAGTCAGCCCGCGAGACAGCCTATAAGGCGTTCTCGGAGCAGGGCAGCCACCAGCTTATGGAAGCGTGGAAGGCGAAACTCGTACAAGATTTACGCGCGAGAGCACTGGATTTGGATAAGCCGTTGTTCGAGACAGTGCTCCTCATAAGGCGTGGGAGACTGAATCCTTCAGAACTCAGTAAGACTATTAGGCTAATGTTTAAATCTGGCGTACTTGATGTATTTCGCAACTACGCCAAAGGAGTAGGCGTAGAGGACGTGATGCCCACGGAGAGGGATGTCCTGGTTCGCACGCCTCAGGGAGTGTTTCCCGCCTCAAGGCTGGGGGACGGTACGCTTGAGCTACTCCAGCTCTACGCTGGACCTACACTGGCCCGGGGTGCGGGGCGCTATTTGCTGCTTGTCGAGAAGCCGGAGAGCGGGCTGCACCCGGGCTACATGGCGGATATAGCGGCCGCTATGGCTAGGGCTGTGAAGGAGGGAGGAGGCAGGGTATACGTCATCGTCACGACCCATAGTGTTGAGATGATAGAGTTTATCCTAAGGGCTGCTAGTGCTCTCAGCGTGCTCGGCGAGACAAAGCTGGTGCTCATGCAGTCTGGGCGTGTCGCCTTTGAGAGTAGTGGCGGGGAGGCGCTAGATGCACTAGATGCTGTAGGTGCTGAGCTACGCGGGTTCTAG
- a CDS encoding AAA family ATPase — MAERPLLRVKCFRGVKEAELELAPITIITGRNNAGKSSLLEAAAVAFTAPVHRLQLAEPGDAIGCIVVRKQLQGYGELVNDGCEKALIEAKYGRLLFRTRLLHPRRSWEAALFLAYETFTYARDGLEECLVQEAKGSDYVAAARLAAALAALFIDYLLLRAYDGYLQGKNTPLYPSKLYPKLY, encoded by the coding sequence TTGGCCGAGCGGCCGCTACTAAGGGTGAAGTGCTTCCGTGGCGTGAAAGAGGCCGAGCTAGAGCTAGCCCCTATCACGATAATCACTGGGAGGAATAATGCTGGCAAGTCTTCGCTCCTCGAGGCAGCTGCTGTGGCGTTTACAGCGCCGGTCCATAGGCTGCAGCTAGCAGAGCCCGGCGATGCTATCGGCTGCATAGTTGTCCGGAAGCAGCTGCAGGGCTACGGAGAGCTTGTAAACGATGGGTGCGAGAAAGCCCTGATAGAGGCGAAGTACGGGAGGCTATTGTTTAGGACGAGGCTGCTACATCCTAGGCGTAGCTGGGAAGCAGCGCTCTTTCTAGCCTACGAGACATTTACGTATGCCAGGGACGGTCTTGAAGAGTGCCTGGTGCAGGAGGCTAAGGGCTCAGACTATGTTGCTGCCGCGAGGCTGGCCGCAGCGCTCGCAGCGCTCTTCATCGACTACCTCCTACTAAGGGCCTATGACGGCTACCTGCAGGGGAAAAACACCCCATTATACCCGTCGAAGCTCTATCCGAAGCTCTATTGA
- a CDS encoding PIN domain-containing protein, translating into MLIDFYEEDELYEVMERYRLLPSDAVIAPTCRHYGIDAIITFGDDFKRVPWLRVAP; encoded by the coding sequence ATCCTTATCGACTTCTACGAAGAGGATGAACTCTACGAGGTCATGGAGAGATACCGTTTGCTCCCAAGCGACGCGGTAATCGCGCCCACGTGCAGGCACTACGGGATAGACGCTATAATCACGTTTGGCGACGACTTCAAACGGGTACCATGGCTGAGAGTGGCGCCCTAG
- a CDS encoding antitoxin family protein produces MCPLEEPGLREGEEAIVKIEKPIRKLLKDLVGVLGESSEEELRRYEARSGGLDLP; encoded by the coding sequence TTGTGCCCCCTAGAGGAGCCCGGGCTGAGAGAAGGCGAGGAAGCCATTGTGAAGATAGAGAAGCCCATCCGTAAGCTCTTGAAGGACCTTGTCGGCGTGTTGGGCGAGTCTAGCGAGGAGGAGCTGAGGCGCTACGAGGCGAGGTCTGGAGGGCTTGATCTTCCTTGA
- a CDS encoding zinc-binding dehydrogenase has product MAVYRAAVLRGFGRPFSIEEYSYEPPGGWIGVRVRAVGVCGRDVVVWRGGFRNLRPPLVLGHEVFGEYDGKPVAVFPAIVGEECRERMPGRENLCRDYAILGETVPGGYAEQVYVPRWNLIELPDTRYTDYAAAACGVATFIHAARVAGVGAGDRVIVTGAAGGVGIHGVQYLLSHGVEVYGTTRSREKARVLEELGVHPLTSREFSRELGAKVDAVFEVVGAPTINESLRALRPQGTLVLIGNVEGKPLELVRPAMIVMRELRITGSAAYTRREYEAAISLIARGLVRPFYKTYRLDEVNQAYENILAGRLVGRAVIIP; this is encoded by the coding sequence GTGGCCGTGTACCGTGCCGCTGTCCTACGCGGGTTCGGCAGGCCCTTCAGCATCGAGGAGTACAGCTACGAGCCGCCCGGGGGCTGGATCGGGGTCCGGGTCCGCGCTGTCGGGGTCTGCGGCCGCGACGTCGTGGTCTGGCGTGGCGGGTTCCGTAACCTCCGGCCGCCGCTGGTCCTGGGCCACGAGGTATTCGGCGAGTACGATGGCAAGCCCGTAGCCGTGTTCCCGGCAATCGTCGGCGAAGAGTGCCGCGAGCGGATGCCTGGCCGCGAGAACCTCTGCCGGGACTACGCCATCCTAGGAGAGACTGTGCCCGGGGGCTACGCGGAGCAGGTCTACGTGCCCCGGTGGAACCTCATAGAGCTGCCGGACACGCGGTACACCGACTACGCCGCAGCCGCCTGCGGCGTGGCCACGTTCATCCACGCGGCCAGAGTGGCCGGGGTCGGGGCCGGCGACCGGGTGATCGTCACCGGCGCGGCCGGCGGCGTAGGCATACACGGCGTGCAGTACCTCTTGAGCCACGGAGTGGAGGTCTACGGCACGACGCGTAGCCGTGAGAAGGCGCGCGTACTCGAAGAGCTGGGGGTACACCCGCTGACCTCCCGGGAGTTTAGCCGCGAGCTGGGAGCCAAGGTGGACGCCGTCTTCGAGGTAGTAGGCGCGCCGACTATCAACGAGAGCCTCCGCGCCCTACGGCCCCAGGGCACGCTCGTGCTCATAGGCAACGTCGAGGGCAAGCCGCTGGAGCTCGTGAGGCCCGCGATGATAGTTATGCGCGAATTGCGGATAACCGGCTCCGCCGCCTACACCCGGAGAGAATACGAGGCAGCAATCAGCCTCATAGCACGGGGCCTAGTCAGGCCCTTCTACAAGACATACCGGCTCGACGAGGTGAACCAGGCCTACGAGAACATACTAGCCGGCCGCCTAGTAGGCCGCGCCGTCATCATCCCCTAG